From one Cucurbita pepo subsp. pepo cultivar mu-cu-16 chromosome LG17, ASM280686v2, whole genome shotgun sequence genomic stretch:
- the LOC111778244 gene encoding proline-rich receptor-like protein kinase PERK8: MAGQVPRPWFRLGSMTRPTTATTTAPPTDQPRPAPPRMRPPLIRTTSLTELAEPTTPQQSAKSPPQLPRLAPLTPQPKKEASPPPPPPPLTRPVVTSTAAPKPSSPKGKSHSLGGSPPRNGSFDKESNKHPTPAPSPSIPKSIPAVPSPYQSPKPKPKATASPPSPLVLPPPQLQFVAEPRPETIPQEVERKTVVFQKVMEKPSPPDHDINNYNSQASGFGKNGKKHDDNQDKGNGAKKPFVSSGDKDSSTRVITMAGENRGASMEVVLSDKNNNSRHLQTNQSDKEETTNDSKDNKSNKKSTAGRGAWPMKAFFNSNVQGINNSILMDSKFTHHDPGIHLVFSKMPPPSAHQEDGGQ; this comes from the exons ATGGCCGGTCAAGTTCCTCGTCCATGGTTCCGTTTGGGCTCTATGACCCGACCAACAACCGCCACAACCACCGCTCCGCCCACCGACCAACCGCGACCTGCTCCCCCTCGGATGCGCCCGCCCTTGATCCGAACCACCTCCTTGACGGAGCTTGCAGAACCCACCACCCCACAGCAATCTGCCAAATCGCCGCCGCAGTTACCTCGCCTAGCCCCACTAACCCCTCAGCCGAAAAAGGAAGCgtcgccaccgccaccgccccCGCCTTTGACCCGACCTGTTGTTACGTCCACCGCAGCGCCAAAACCCAGTAGCCCCAAGGGAAAAAGTCATTCGCTTGGAGGGTCTCCGCCGCGCAATGGCTCGTTTGATAAAGAAAGTAATAAACATCCCACCCCAGCTCCGTCTCCTTCTATTCCCAAGTCTATTCCGGCCGTTCCGTCGCCTTATCAGTCGCCGAAGCCGAAGCCTAAAGCCACCGCTTCGCCCCCGTCGCCGCTTGTTTTACCACCGCCGCAGTTGCAGTTTGTCGCCGAGCCTAGACCTGAGACCATTCCTCAAGAG GTAGAACGAAAGACGGTTGTTTTTCAAAAAGTGATGGAGAAGCCTTCACCGCCCGATCACGATATCAATAACTACAATTCCCAAGCATCTGGATTTGgcaaaaatgggaagaaacaTGATGACAATCAAGACAAGGGAAATGGAGCCAAGAAACCGTTCGTGTCGTCCGGTGATAAAGACTCGAGCACAAGAGTTATAACAATGGCAGGAGAAAACAGAGGAGCTTCCATGGAAGTAGTTCTCTCAGACAAAAACAACAACAGCCGCCATCTTCAAACAAATCAAAGCGACAAGGAAGAGACCACCAACGATTCTAAAGACAACAAAAGTAACAAGAAATCAACGGCGGGTCGTGGTGCATGGCCAATGAAAGCTTTCTTTAACAGCAATGTTCAAGGGATTAACAATTCAATTCTGATGGACTCCAAATTCACCCACCACGACCCTGGGATTCATCTTGTCTTCTCCAAGATGCCGCCGCCATCTGCCCATCAGGAAGACGGCGGACAATAA